A window of Bdellovibrio svalbardensis contains these coding sequences:
- the ppdK gene encoding pyruvate, phosphate dikinase, whose translation MHQNQASEKPTTKSAIPQKFVYFFAAGESEGNAGMKNILGGKGANLAEMTSLGIPVPPGFTISTEICTHFYEEGGKLPDWVRPNVTAAMAKVESKIGKKFGDANDPLLVSVRSGARASMPGMMDTILNLGLNDQTVEGLAKSSNNPRFAWDSYRRFIQMYSDVVMNVNSSLLDVTMEDLKEEKHYKLDTDMTVDDLKLLVKKFKELILQMTGRSFPADPWEQLWGAITAVFHSWNTPRAITYRDLHSIPVSWGTAVNIQSMVFGNMGEDSATGVAFTRNPSTGEKAFYGEFLINAQGEDVVAGIRTPQPITKVAAAASGMLSLEEALPEAYGQLVDIYKKLETHYRDMQDIEFTIERSKLWMLQTRNGKRTAAAALKIACDMIDEKLITEEEAILRLDPQALDQLLHPTLDPKAQKTLLAKGLPASPGGVNGQIVFTSEEAVLWKEQGKKVILVRVETSPEDIAGMIAAQGIFTTRGGMTSHAAVVARGMGKCCVAGCGEVDVDYRTETMKVKGYVLKKGDVITLDGSTGEVYLGEVKTIEPKLDGTFERVMKIADQFRKLKVRTNADTPKDAQTAKNFGAEGIGLCRTEHMFFGADRIDSVREMIIADNKIDREKALAKLLPMQRDDFYQLFKIMDGLPVTIRLLDPPLHEFVPHTDEETKELAVRINTDFERLRSKVKALHEFNPMLGHRGCRLAITYPEIYIMQVRAIAEAACMMMAEGKKLSAPEIMIPLVATDKELEILRAQAEQEVKKVQVEKNIKFEYHIGTMIELPRAALTADAIAEHADFFSFGTNDLTQTTLGLSRDDSGRFLGSYVSQGILAQDPFMSIDQVGVGALVKMGVDFGRRTKPSLKIGVCGEHGGDPDSIEFFHKAGLDYVSCSPFRVPIARLAAARASLLTKKLHS comes from the coding sequence ATGCACCAGAACCAAGCATCTGAAAAACCAACGACAAAGTCAGCTATTCCACAAAAATTTGTCTATTTCTTCGCAGCCGGTGAATCTGAAGGCAACGCGGGAATGAAGAACATTCTTGGCGGTAAAGGGGCGAATCTTGCGGAAATGACTTCGTTGGGAATTCCGGTTCCTCCGGGCTTCACAATTTCAACCGAGATCTGCACGCACTTCTACGAAGAAGGCGGAAAGTTGCCTGACTGGGTTCGTCCGAATGTGACGGCCGCAATGGCAAAAGTAGAATCCAAAATCGGCAAAAAATTTGGCGATGCGAACGATCCTTTGTTGGTTTCTGTTCGTTCGGGTGCTCGCGCTTCTATGCCGGGCATGATGGATACTATTTTGAATCTTGGCTTGAACGACCAAACTGTGGAAGGCCTTGCGAAGTCTTCAAACAATCCACGTTTCGCTTGGGATTCGTATCGTCGTTTCATTCAGATGTACTCTGATGTGGTAATGAACGTAAATTCATCTCTTCTTGATGTGACGATGGAAGACCTGAAAGAAGAAAAGCACTACAAGCTTGATACCGACATGACCGTCGATGATTTGAAACTTCTTGTGAAGAAGTTCAAAGAATTGATTTTGCAGATGACAGGTCGCTCATTCCCTGCGGATCCTTGGGAACAACTCTGGGGCGCGATCACAGCGGTATTCCACTCTTGGAACACGCCACGTGCGATCACTTATCGTGACTTGCACAGTATTCCAGTAAGCTGGGGAACAGCAGTTAATATCCAGTCCATGGTTTTCGGAAATATGGGTGAGGACTCAGCGACAGGGGTTGCGTTTACACGTAATCCTTCAACGGGTGAAAAAGCTTTCTACGGTGAGTTCTTGATCAATGCTCAAGGTGAAGACGTGGTGGCGGGTATTCGCACTCCGCAGCCGATCACCAAAGTGGCGGCGGCGGCTTCCGGGATGTTGTCTTTGGAAGAGGCTCTTCCAGAGGCTTATGGCCAGCTTGTTGATATTTATAAAAAATTGGAAACTCACTACCGTGATATGCAAGATATCGAGTTTACAATTGAGCGTTCTAAATTGTGGATGCTGCAAACTCGTAATGGGAAGCGCACGGCAGCTGCGGCTTTGAAAATTGCTTGTGACATGATCGATGAAAAGTTGATCACAGAAGAGGAAGCAATTCTTCGCTTGGATCCACAGGCATTGGATCAGTTGCTGCATCCAACTCTGGATCCAAAAGCGCAAAAAACTTTGTTGGCGAAAGGTTTGCCGGCATCTCCAGGCGGTGTGAACGGTCAAATCGTTTTCACCTCTGAAGAGGCGGTTCTTTGGAAAGAACAAGGTAAAAAAGTGATCTTGGTTCGCGTCGAGACTTCTCCGGAAGACATCGCGGGCATGATTGCGGCTCAGGGTATTTTCACAACTCGCGGAGGAATGACGTCGCATGCGGCGGTTGTTGCGCGTGGTATGGGTAAATGCTGCGTGGCGGGTTGTGGTGAAGTCGATGTCGACTACAGAACTGAAACCATGAAAGTGAAAGGCTACGTTCTTAAAAAGGGCGATGTGATCACTTTGGATGGTTCAACAGGTGAAGTTTATTTGGGTGAAGTGAAAACGATCGAACCTAAATTGGACGGAACCTTTGAGCGTGTGATGAAAATCGCCGACCAGTTCCGTAAATTGAAAGTTCGCACAAATGCTGACACTCCGAAAGACGCGCAAACTGCGAAAAACTTCGGAGCAGAAGGCATCGGTCTTTGCCGTACTGAGCATATGTTCTTCGGCGCGGATCGTATCGACTCTGTTCGTGAAATGATCATCGCTGATAATAAAATTGATCGCGAAAAAGCTTTGGCAAAATTATTGCCGATGCAGCGTGATGACTTCTATCAACTCTTCAAAATCATGGACGGTCTTCCGGTAACAATTCGTTTGTTGGATCCACCTCTTCATGAGTTCGTACCTCACACAGATGAAGAGACTAAAGAACTTGCTGTACGTATCAACACAGACTTTGAACGTCTGCGTTCTAAAGTGAAAGCATTGCATGAGTTCAATCCGATGTTGGGTCATCGTGGCTGCCGTTTGGCGATCACTTACCCAGAGATCTATATCATGCAGGTTCGTGCAATCGCTGAAGCGGCTTGCATGATGATGGCGGAAGGTAAAAAGCTTTCAGCTCCTGAAATCATGATCCCATTGGTGGCGACGGACAAAGAACTTGAAATCCTTCGTGCTCAAGCAGAGCAGGAAGTTAAGAAGGTTCAAGTCGAGAAGAACATCAAATTCGAATACCATATCGGAACGATGATTGAACTTCCTCGCGCCGCTTTGACAGCAGATGCAATCGCAGAACATGCCGATTTCTTCAGCTTCGGAACGAATGACCTGACGCAAACGACTTTGGGATTGTCTCGTGACGACTCGGGCCGTTTCTTGGGGTCTTACGTTTCTCAAGGCATCTTGGCGCAAGATCCATTCATGTCGATCGATCAAGTTGGCGTGGGGGCTTTGGTGAAAATGGGCGTGGACTTCGGTCGTCGCACAAAACCAAGCTTGAAGATCGGCGTGTGCGGTGAGCACGGTGGTGATCCGGATTCTATTGAGTTCTTCCACAAGGCAGGACTTGATTACGTTTCATGCTCTCCATTCCGCGTACCAATCGCAAGATTGGCGGCAGCCAGAGCGTCTCTTCTAACGAAGAAGCTTCACTCTTAA
- a CDS encoding PAS domain-containing protein, whose amino-acid sequence MKKPTANLTESPFDFNELFFSVTDKRGVIRFGNDVFVRVSVYPKETLLNAPHSIVRHPDMPASVFKIFWDTLKKDKPICAYVKNMAGNGNYYWVFALAFPLNDGYLSIRFKPSSALFKSVQDIYSEVSNFEKTQDDLETSEKLLMNLISKAGFSDYESFMIHAAVEELNSREIQAKQLRALAANTSSLADRREGRSELSQITQITDAASAQLNDFFMRVKGFQNSNRTFTQTMETLGDGFHQLKFISLNMTIAAAKFGDVASSLGVVSKEFSSVSDQIEDHLSGLSEFIKTLAQAIQKCTLQIAALNAQMLMVDFFVKESIAKLQTSENAFAEMAENRENFSNLFRKYASDLSKEASSLLASLSDISYEVSEVHKFVTGLEVVRQIGAVESARTDEIKGAFIHYLEAMNKFIQLLRNSTSTIHHEVVSLQENSEVIVSSVNTLSSSVEAIFGLASAFGQKEELPKVANN is encoded by the coding sequence ATGAAAAAGCCAACTGCAAATCTGACTGAAAGTCCTTTTGATTTTAACGAACTCTTCTTTTCGGTCACAGACAAACGCGGCGTTATCCGCTTCGGCAATGACGTGTTCGTGCGGGTCAGTGTCTATCCAAAAGAAACTCTTCTGAATGCCCCCCACAGCATTGTTCGCCACCCCGACATGCCAGCAAGTGTTTTCAAAATTTTCTGGGACACTCTGAAAAAAGACAAACCCATCTGCGCTTATGTGAAAAACATGGCCGGTAATGGCAACTATTACTGGGTTTTTGCTTTGGCGTTTCCGTTAAATGATGGCTATCTATCAATACGTTTTAAACCCTCATCAGCTCTTTTCAAAAGCGTTCAAGATATCTACTCTGAAGTTTCAAATTTTGAGAAGACACAAGACGATCTGGAAACCTCTGAAAAACTTCTTATGAACCTGATTAGCAAAGCAGGCTTTTCAGACTATGAATCATTCATGATTCATGCAGCTGTGGAAGAATTGAACTCACGAGAAATCCAGGCCAAACAATTGCGGGCCCTTGCCGCCAACACCTCCAGCCTGGCTGATCGCAGAGAGGGGCGCTCTGAACTTTCCCAGATCACACAGATTACCGATGCCGCCTCCGCACAACTGAATGACTTTTTCATGCGGGTCAAAGGCTTTCAAAATTCCAATCGAACCTTTACTCAGACGATGGAGACTTTGGGCGATGGCTTCCATCAGCTCAAATTCATCTCTTTGAATATGACCATTGCCGCGGCAAAATTTGGTGACGTTGCTTCCAGCTTGGGGGTCGTCTCCAAAGAGTTTTCCAGTGTATCAGACCAGATCGAAGATCACCTTAGTGGCTTGTCAGAATTCATCAAGACCCTGGCCCAGGCTATTCAGAAATGCACCTTACAGATTGCGGCTCTTAATGCGCAAATGCTGATGGTGGATTTCTTTGTCAAAGAGTCTATCGCCAAACTTCAAACATCTGAAAATGCTTTCGCCGAAATGGCGGAAAACCGCGAGAACTTTTCAAACCTTTTCCGCAAATACGCTTCAGATCTATCCAAGGAAGCCTCCTCATTGCTTGCAAGTCTTAGCGATATTTCTTACGAAGTTTCCGAAGTGCACAAATTCGTCACAGGCCTGGAAGTGGTTCGGCAAATCGGAGCCGTTGAGTCCGCACGGACGGATGAAATCAAAGGTGCCTTTATACACTACCTGGAAGCTATGAATAAATTCATCCAGCTCCTTCGCAATTCCACCAGCACCATTCATCACGAAGTGGTCTCGTTGCAGGAAAATTCCGAAGTCATTGTGTCCTCGGTAAATACCCTATCCAGCAGCGTGGAAGCAATCTTCGGTCTCGCCTCCGCATTTGGACAGAAAGAAGAACTTCCGAAGGTTGCAAACAACTGA
- a CDS encoding photosynthetic reaction center cytochrome c subunit family protein yields the protein MQRTLNAISLCISLLLMTTSSGAESVTKFVTKEEKIREQMVTISRELGVTCTACHNVQNFASDEKKSFKVSREHLKITQMLKDNGFDGKKGPEATCYMCHRGKLTPEYKEPASNKAH from the coding sequence ATGCAGCGCACTTTAAACGCAATTTCCCTCTGTATCAGCCTTCTTTTGATGACCACCTCCAGCGGGGCTGAGTCGGTCACCAAGTTCGTTACAAAAGAAGAAAAGATCCGCGAACAAATGGTGACTATATCCCGGGAACTCGGGGTGACCTGCACCGCCTGCCATAATGTCCAAAATTTCGCGAGTGATGAGAAAAAGTCCTTCAAGGTTAGCCGGGAGCACTTAAAAATCACGCAAATGCTGAAAGATAACGGCTTCGACGGAAAAAAGGGGCCGGAAGCGACTTGCTACATGTGCCACCGAGGCAAGCTGACCCCTGAATACAAAGAGCCTGCGTCCAATAAGGCACACTAG
- a CDS encoding YiiX/YebB-like N1pC/P60 family cysteine hydrolase, which translates to MKKNLVFTILSLFLGLQSHAAVLHFYSNPRVPQPLFHVTLEYKSFVYEADTREGGRRLPVGQDVHGPADINIEIPDALVNEEALAAQMGLPFDYNFIWDNNKTYCSKLVGKALNISPQPMSFEGTHYLKYYPKWAERHDPGLSPDQIYEFGLKHAVRVSRRAL; encoded by the coding sequence ATGAAAAAGAACCTTGTATTTACCATTCTAAGTTTGTTCCTAGGCCTTCAAAGTCATGCGGCGGTTTTGCACTTCTACAGCAACCCCCGAGTGCCTCAGCCACTTTTTCATGTGACCTTGGAATACAAGTCCTTTGTGTATGAGGCCGATACGCGTGAAGGCGGTCGTCGCTTGCCAGTGGGACAGGATGTTCATGGGCCCGCTGATATCAACATTGAAATTCCAGATGCCTTGGTAAACGAAGAGGCTCTTGCAGCACAGATGGGTTTGCCTTTTGATTATAATTTTATCTGGGACAACAACAAGACTTATTGCTCAAAGTTGGTGGGGAAGGCGTTGAATATTTCTCCACAGCCAATGAGTTTTGAAGGCACTCATTACTTGAAATACTATCCGAAGTGGGCCGAGCGCCATGATCCAGGTTTATCACCGGATCAGATTTATGAGTTCGGCCTTAAGCATGCCGTTCGTGTCAGCCGCCGTGCTCTCTAG
- a CDS encoding extracellular solute-binding protein has product MRLLTLTALMIVSFQAAQADSIKWLGQFPKEQAQPVVELFNSEYAQEAGFTVEYSSSDADVNELLAGVDNKKADLVHLKDADLLNIVSVKGLTTDLNADTLTILPNHLRDTSNQWAGLLKRARIIYYNSDYVSAADVQTYESLGDAKFIDKLCLRQKKAQYTMSFNAFLLGSWGVEKTTRVLNAWAVNSETIPLIEKDLEGVIQTVESGNCWVGVANTYYFMRHLKAVPNTKIVAVMPNQNDIGAHVNVDGITILKSSGKQAQAQVFAKWLLSEKAQATLSQITDKFPANPKVISSSLQKTFGPFKENTTFDLSRITGLKAEALEIATDAGLQ; this is encoded by the coding sequence ATGAGATTACTTACTCTGACCGCTTTGATGATTGTTTCATTCCAGGCGGCTCAAGCTGACAGCATTAAATGGCTAGGTCAATTCCCTAAGGAACAAGCGCAACCGGTGGTTGAGTTGTTTAACTCTGAGTACGCTCAAGAGGCGGGATTCACGGTCGAGTATTCTTCATCGGATGCGGACGTGAATGAACTTCTGGCGGGTGTCGACAACAAGAAGGCAGATTTGGTTCATTTGAAGGACGCAGATCTATTGAACATTGTTTCTGTGAAGGGTTTGACGACAGATCTGAATGCAGACACTTTGACGATTCTTCCAAATCATCTGCGCGATACGAGCAACCAATGGGCCGGCCTTTTAAAACGTGCCCGTATCATCTATTACAATTCAGATTATGTTTCTGCGGCAGATGTTCAGACCTATGAATCTCTTGGTGACGCGAAATTCATCGACAAACTTTGCCTTCGTCAGAAGAAAGCTCAATACACTATGAGCTTTAATGCATTCCTATTAGGTTCATGGGGTGTAGAGAAAACAACTCGCGTGTTGAATGCATGGGCTGTTAACAGCGAAACAATCCCATTGATTGAAAAGGATCTTGAGGGAGTTATTCAAACTGTTGAAAGCGGCAACTGCTGGGTGGGAGTGGCTAACACTTACTACTTCATGAGACATCTTAAGGCTGTCCCTAACACAAAAATCGTGGCAGTTATGCCGAATCAAAACGATATTGGCGCCCATGTGAATGTCGACGGCATCACAATCCTGAAGTCTTCAGGCAAGCAGGCTCAAGCTCAGGTTTTTGCTAAATGGTTGTTGTCAGAGAAAGCTCAGGCAACCTTAAGCCAAATCACTGACAAGTTTCCGGCAAATCCAAAGGTGATCTCTTCGTCATTGCAGAAAACTTTTGGGCCTTTTAAGGAAAACACCACTTTTGATCTGAGTCGCATCACGGGATTGAAAGCAGAAGCTCTGGAAATCGCAACGGATGCGGGGCTTCAGTAG
- the smc gene encoding chromosome segregation protein SMC, which produces MRIKKIELCGFKSFKDRTVIHFDSGITGIVGPNGCGKSNIVDALMWVMGTTSAKDLRGSQMTDVIFGGAEGYAPLGMCEVSLTLENDGGAFPAKYIKHSEIMVTRRLHRNGEGEYFLNKEPARLKDVQEIFMDTGAGSKGFSIIAQGMIGKIITAKPEDRRMLIEEAAGITKFKARKKESQRKLISTDQNLVRLQDIIGELKRQIDSLQRQAQRAERYRNIKNQIEDLDLWLSSAQYMELKRAADEAQAIFNEAQSMEVEGESNLSTLQGQLEVLKLQILEKEKAVEEQQIEFYAKQSTVQKKEMEIQELRFEIEQARRNEQMTGTILQEQQARQELLSRDKAQLDSQVAELKEEAETLTASFTEKNEIYQNSNSRITEVDEELTTKRRELFAVGQSESSLDARVNSLNAQISDLSERQSNEQEVLNELREKQVEFEARRKKVFNELDKERQMQLDLASDVDSFEANKKILAESAATKKIEVESFKDSLNEVASRLYGLENLQNNFEGFQEGVKQVMLWQKTRTQELMADGSVVTHFQPVSEVVEVPAEYEVAMEAALGSRLQMLLSSDAGIAMDAVTHLKENKSGRSSFMSASDSAVSFHRAQAPLNEAGVQAILKDVVQAADKFKGTVAYMLDGVAIVDSIRTALALRPKYEGWTFVTQDGDTLTADGVLTGGSSESADSGVLKRRREIKELSEKKDEFAGKLQLAQLSLKKTEEQLNNVLNDFEGAQKRKMDQEIKVTELRKDLERAENELVNAQTAVERQERELKKITEQVELQEAKLEELNEALMNAREKKVLLETEVESLNAELNSTRMGFDGLQAEVTELQVKSASKTQEYTGVLRQLEMVTKSLNDLDAQLARMSEEAQGYNSQMTESQLTLEEKKIEFERLLDEVETMKLAVARTKDEYEVMSETVRTIEDEAMSSQRARNERQHKMNDSQLKLEQAKMKEQYLIDSVRERYMLNLPDVVEKYADREGDFLEADTQLKELREKLAKIGEVNLSAIEEYEETATRYEFLTKQHADLTEAKDQLRKVIDRINRICSKRFKETFDLVNDRFTRVFPVLFGGGEAWLELVEETEKTEAGIEIIARPPGKKTQNVSLMSGGEKALTAVALVFSIFLVKPSPYCLLDEVDAPLDDANVFRFNDLVREMAKRSQIIVVTHNKHTMEVAKKLYGVTMQERGVSTMVSVSLQDIH; this is translated from the coding sequence TTGAGAATTAAAAAAATTGAACTATGTGGTTTCAAATCGTTCAAAGATCGCACTGTGATCCATTTCGATTCCGGTATTACGGGTATCGTTGGACCTAATGGTTGCGGTAAATCAAACATCGTAGATGCCTTAATGTGGGTTATGGGTACGACCTCCGCAAAGGATCTTCGTGGTTCTCAGATGACTGACGTTATCTTCGGCGGTGCTGAAGGTTACGCGCCACTGGGCATGTGTGAAGTGTCTTTGACTCTGGAAAATGATGGCGGAGCTTTCCCGGCGAAGTACATCAAACACTCAGAGATCATGGTGACTCGTCGTCTGCATAGAAACGGTGAAGGCGAATACTTCCTCAATAAAGAACCTGCTCGTTTGAAGGACGTGCAAGAGATCTTTATGGATACGGGTGCCGGTTCCAAAGGTTTCTCTATTATCGCTCAAGGTATGATCGGTAAGATCATCACTGCGAAACCTGAAGACCGTCGTATGCTTATCGAAGAAGCGGCCGGTATTACGAAGTTCAAAGCTCGTAAAAAAGAATCTCAACGCAAGTTGATCTCTACAGATCAAAACCTCGTGCGTTTGCAGGACATCATTGGCGAATTGAAACGCCAAATCGATTCTTTGCAAAGACAGGCACAACGTGCTGAACGTTACCGCAATATCAAAAACCAAATCGAAGATTTGGATCTTTGGTTGTCTTCAGCTCAATATATGGAATTGAAACGCGCGGCTGATGAAGCTCAAGCGATCTTCAATGAAGCGCAAAGCATGGAAGTGGAAGGGGAATCCAACCTTTCAACTCTTCAAGGCCAACTGGAAGTTTTGAAATTGCAAATTCTTGAAAAAGAAAAAGCAGTTGAAGAACAACAAATCGAATTCTATGCAAAACAGTCCACTGTTCAAAAGAAAGAGATGGAGATTCAAGAACTCCGTTTTGAAATTGAACAAGCTCGTCGTAATGAACAGATGACAGGGACGATTCTTCAGGAACAGCAAGCTCGTCAGGAACTATTGAGCCGAGACAAGGCGCAATTGGACTCTCAAGTTGCTGAGCTTAAAGAAGAGGCGGAAACTCTTACCGCTTCATTCACTGAAAAGAACGAAATCTATCAAAATTCGAACTCTCGTATTACGGAAGTTGATGAAGAATTGACGACGAAACGTCGTGAGTTGTTCGCGGTAGGTCAGTCTGAGTCTTCTTTGGATGCTCGCGTGAATTCATTGAACGCGCAAATCTCTGATTTGTCTGAGCGTCAATCGAACGAACAGGAAGTTTTGAACGAACTGCGTGAAAAACAAGTTGAGTTCGAAGCTCGTCGTAAAAAAGTATTTAATGAATTGGATAAAGAACGCCAAATGCAATTGGATTTGGCAAGTGACGTGGATTCATTCGAAGCCAACAAGAAAATCTTGGCGGAATCTGCGGCAACTAAGAAAATTGAAGTTGAATCATTCAAAGATTCTTTGAATGAAGTGGCTTCTCGTTTGTACGGCCTTGAAAACCTTCAAAACAACTTCGAAGGTTTCCAAGAGGGCGTAAAACAAGTCATGCTTTGGCAGAAAACTCGCACTCAGGAATTGATGGCGGACGGGTCCGTTGTGACTCACTTCCAACCGGTTTCTGAAGTTGTGGAAGTTCCAGCTGAATACGAAGTGGCAATGGAAGCGGCTTTGGGCTCACGCCTGCAAATGCTTTTGTCTTCTGATGCTGGCATCGCGATGGATGCTGTGACTCACTTGAAAGAAAACAAGTCAGGTCGTTCAAGCTTCATGTCTGCTTCTGACAGCGCTGTTTCATTCCATCGTGCTCAAGCACCTTTGAACGAAGCCGGTGTTCAGGCGATTTTGAAAGATGTTGTTCAGGCCGCAGATAAGTTCAAAGGCACAGTGGCATACATGCTCGACGGTGTGGCGATTGTTGATTCAATCCGCACCGCTTTGGCTCTTCGCCCTAAGTACGAAGGTTGGACTTTCGTTACTCAAGATGGCGACACTTTGACAGCTGACGGTGTTTTGACAGGTGGTTCTTCTGAATCTGCGGACTCTGGCGTTTTAAAACGTCGCCGTGAGATCAAAGAATTGTCAGAAAAGAAAGACGAATTCGCTGGAAAATTGCAATTGGCTCAATTGTCTTTGAAGAAGACAGAAGAACAATTGAATAACGTTTTGAACGACTTCGAAGGCGCTCAAAAACGTAAAATGGATCAGGAAATCAAAGTTACCGAGTTGAGAAAAGACTTGGAGCGCGCGGAAAATGAGTTGGTCAACGCACAAACTGCGGTTGAACGCCAAGAACGCGAACTTAAAAAGATCACTGAACAAGTTGAGCTGCAAGAGGCGAAACTTGAAGAGTTGAATGAAGCTTTGATGAACGCTCGCGAGAAAAAAGTTCTTCTTGAGACAGAAGTTGAAAGCTTGAATGCAGAGTTGAACTCAACTCGTATGGGCTTCGATGGTCTTCAGGCGGAAGTGACTGAACTTCAAGTGAAGTCAGCTTCTAAAACTCAAGAGTACACGGGTGTTTTGAGACAATTGGAAATGGTGACGAAGTCACTGAATGATCTTGATGCTCAATTGGCAAGAATGTCAGAAGAAGCTCAAGGTTATAACTCTCAAATGACTGAGAGCCAGTTGACTCTTGAAGAAAAGAAAATCGAATTTGAACGTCTTTTGGACGAAGTCGAGACCATGAAACTTGCAGTGGCTCGCACGAAAGACGAATACGAAGTGATGTCAGAAACTGTGCGCACGATTGAAGATGAAGCAATGTCTTCTCAACGTGCCCGCAATGAAAGACAGCACAAAATGAACGACTCTCAGTTGAAGCTTGAACAGGCTAAAATGAAAGAGCAGTACCTCATCGATTCAGTTCGTGAGCGTTACATGTTGAATCTTCCTGATGTGGTTGAGAAATATGCTGACCGTGAAGGTGACTTCCTGGAAGCCGACACTCAACTTAAAGAACTTCGCGAAAAATTGGCGAAGATCGGTGAAGTAAATCTTTCTGCAATTGAAGAGTACGAAGAAACAGCAACAAGATACGAATTCTTGACGAAACAACATGCCGATTTGACAGAAGCGAAAGATCAACTTCGTAAAGTGATCGATCGTATCAATAGAATCTGTTCTAAGCGTTTCAAAGAGACTTTCGATCTGGTGAACGACAGATTCACTCGCGTATTCCCAGTCCTCTTCGGTGGTGGTGAAGCGTGGTTGGAACTTGTTGAGGAAACTGAGAAAACTGAAGCGGGTATTGAAATCATCGCTCGCCCTCCAGGCAAAAAGACACAAAATGTGTCCTTGATGTCAGGTGGAGAGAAAGCTTTGACTGCGGTTGCGCTGGTATTCTCGATCTTCCTGGTAAAACCTTCCCCATACTGTTTGCTGGATGAGGTTGATGCTCCACTTGATGACGCCAACGTATTCCGTTTCAACGACTTGGTTCGTGAGATGGCAAAACGTTCGCAAATCATCGTAGTTACGCATAACAAACACACGATGGAAGTTGCGAAGAAACTTTACGGTGTGACGATGCAAGAGCGCGGTGTTTCTACAATGGTTTCAGTTTCATTGCAGGATATCCACTAA
- a CDS encoding glycine--tRNA ligase codes for MKIKHCEDLNTLVSLSKRRGFVFQSSEIYGGLGSCWDYGPLGSLMKLNVKRAWWNAMTRRPDIVGLDAAILMHPTVWKASGHVDGFSDPLVDCKDCKTRFRADNTDSYLQHKKCPNCGSKNLSEERNFNLMFKTHMGPLEDSASVVYLRPETAQGHFVNFLNCQQSSRYKIPFGIAAIGKSFRNEITPGNFIFRTREFEQMEMQYFVKPGTDEGFFNQWKETRWNFYIKYGIKKENLRFHDHEKLAHYARAATDFEYKFPMGFSELEGIHNRSDFDLTQHMKFSGKSLEYFDEANKEKYIPYVIETAVGCDRLFLAFLCDAYREEITTDEAGKEDVRIVLGLHPEIAPYKVAILPLSKKEELTSIADKLRNQVAEDFDVTYDETASIGKRYRRQDEIGTPFCVTVDFETINDQAVTVRHRDTMVQERIPMSQLNAYVAGKMKSF; via the coding sequence ATGAAAATTAAGCATTGTGAAGATCTCAATACTCTTGTCAGCCTCAGTAAACGTCGTGGCTTTGTATTCCAATCTAGTGAGATCTACGGTGGTCTTGGTAGCTGCTGGGATTACGGTCCTTTGGGCTCTTTGATGAAATTGAATGTGAAGCGCGCTTGGTGGAATGCCATGACCCGCAGACCTGACATTGTGGGACTGGATGCTGCAATTTTGATGCATCCAACGGTGTGGAAAGCTTCGGGTCACGTGGATGGTTTTTCGGATCCATTGGTGGACTGTAAAGACTGTAAAACTCGCTTCCGTGCGGATAACACAGACTCTTATCTTCAGCATAAGAAATGCCCTAACTGCGGCAGCAAAAACCTGTCTGAAGAAAGAAACTTCAATTTGATGTTCAAAACTCATATGGGCCCGTTGGAGGATTCAGCGAGCGTGGTCTATTTGCGTCCTGAAACGGCACAAGGTCACTTTGTGAATTTCTTGAACTGCCAACAGTCTTCTCGTTATAAAATTCCATTTGGTATCGCGGCGATTGGTAAATCATTCCGCAATGAGATCACTCCAGGGAACTTTATCTTTAGAACACGTGAGTTCGAACAGATGGAAATGCAGTATTTCGTGAAACCAGGGACTGATGAAGGCTTCTTCAATCAGTGGAAAGAAACGCGTTGGAATTTCTATATCAAATACGGCATCAAGAAAGAAAACTTGCGCTTCCACGATCATGAAAAACTGGCGCATTACGCTCGTGCAGCGACAGATTTCGAATACAAGTTCCCAATGGGCTTCTCTGAGTTGGAAGGTATTCATAACCGTTCAGACTTCGACTTGACTCAACATATGAAGTTCTCTGGCAAGAGCCTTGAATACTTCGATGAAGCGAACAAGGAAAAGTATATCCCTTACGTTATTGAAACCGCGGTGGGTTGCGATCGTCTGTTCTTGGCGTTCTTGTGTGATGCTTATCGCGAAGAAATTACGACAGATGAAGCGGGTAAAGAGGACGTGCGTATTGTCTTGGGTCTTCACCCGGAAATTGCTCCTTACAAAGTTGCTATCTTGCCTTTGTCTAAAAAAGAAGAGCTGACTTCAATTGCCGACAAGCTTCGTAATCAAGTTGCTGAAGATTTCGATGTGACTTATGACGAAACGGCTTCGATTGGTAAACGCTACCGTCGTCAAGATGAGATAGGAACTCCATTCTGCGTGACGGTCGATTTCGAAACTATCAACGATCAGGCCGTGACAGTTCGTCACCGTGATACGATGGTTCAAGAGCGCATTCCAATGTCTCAGTTGAATGCTTATGTCGCTGGGAAAATGAAGTCGTTCTAG